A genomic window from Polaribacter gangjinensis includes:
- the accD gene encoding acetyl-CoA carboxylase, carboxyltransferase subunit beta translates to MTAWFKRTDKGIQTATEDKKDTPKGLWYKTPSGKIIDTEELKKNLYVSPEDGYHVRIGSKEYFELFFDNNTFTELNENLTSKDPLKFEDTQKYPDRLKEAQAKTKLKDAVRTAVGKSLGKDLVIAAMDFSFIGGSMGSVVGEKIARAINYSIEHKIPFLMISKSGGARMMEASLSLMQLVKTSAKLAQLADAKIPYISLCTDPTTGGTTASYAMLGDINIAEPNALIAFAGPRVVKDTTGKELPEGFQRSEFVLEHGFLDAIYERKDLKKMVNLYIDLIQNLPIRK, encoded by the coding sequence ATGACTGCTTGGTTTAAAAGAACAGATAAAGGAATTCAAACAGCTACTGAGGATAAAAAAGACACGCCCAAAGGTCTTTGGTACAAAACTCCTAGTGGTAAAATAATTGATACAGAAGAGTTAAAAAAGAATCTATACGTAAGTCCAGAAGACGGATATCACGTAAGAATTGGAAGTAAAGAATACTTTGAATTATTTTTTGACAACAATACGTTCACAGAATTAAACGAAAACTTGACTTCAAAAGACCCATTGAAATTTGAAGATACTCAAAAATATCCTGATCGTTTAAAAGAAGCCCAAGCCAAAACAAAATTAAAAGATGCTGTAAGAACAGCTGTTGGAAAATCATTAGGTAAAGATTTGGTAATTGCTGCTATGGATTTTTCTTTTATTGGAGGTTCTATGGGATCTGTAGTGGGAGAAAAAATTGCACGTGCCATCAACTATTCTATTGAACATAAAATTCCGTTTTTGATGATTTCAAAATCAGGTGGTGCACGTATGATGGAAGCGTCACTTTCGTTGATGCAATTGGTAAAAACCTCTGCAAAATTAGCGCAGTTGGCAGATGCTAAAATTCCGTATATTTCTTTGTGTACAGACCCAACAACAGGAGGCACAACCGCTTCTTATGCCATGTTAGGAGATATTAACATTGCTGAGCCCAATGCATTGATTGCCTTTGCAGGGCCAAGAGTTGTAAAAGACACAACAGGAAAAGAATTGCCTGAAGGATTTCAACGATCAGAATTTGTTTTGGAACACGGTTTTTTAGATGCTATTTACGAACGAAAAGACCTAAAGAAAATGGTTAATTTGTATATCGATTTGATTCAGAATTTACCTATAAGGAAATAA
- a CDS encoding TlpA family protein disulfide reductase, producing the protein MLKKVFINGGLVILLYITFVFLFKTQTIIFPLFMIGAFVASMYMSYKNVLASFAPLLAIWFIQLFLPDIKLSSVIIYIVFTPLSFLLGYYLKNKSIFLKLGYPIIIVFVGIYGFVNFLYVVENHDSFKRIQSPKMEFSHNENQIRVDTIQNKVIVLDFWTTSCGACFQQFPEFENIFKKYKNSTSVSLFAVNIPERRDTIGYAKTRIERYNYQFPVLFSDSDTIPKQLGFNKYPTQIILKNGIIRFIGNLNMNEKNVFIYKLEYEIEKLLNE; encoded by the coding sequence ATGTTAAAAAAAGTATTCATAAATGGTGGTTTAGTCATATTATTATATATTACTTTCGTTTTTCTATTTAAAACACAAACTATAATTTTTCCTTTATTTATGATAGGAGCATTTGTAGCTAGTATGTACATGAGCTATAAAAATGTTCTGGCTTCTTTTGCTCCTTTATTAGCAATTTGGTTTATTCAATTATTTTTGCCTGATATAAAATTGAGTTCTGTAATAATTTATATAGTTTTTACTCCTCTATCTTTTTTATTAGGTTATTATTTAAAAAATAAATCCATATTTTTAAAATTAGGGTATCCTATTATCATAGTTTTTGTAGGTATTTATGGTTTTGTAAATTTCTTGTACGTTGTTGAAAATCATGATTCTTTTAAGAGGATTCAATCCCCTAAAATGGAATTTTCACATAATGAAAATCAAATAAGAGTTGATACTATTCAAAATAAAGTAATTGTTTTAGATTTCTGGACAACAAGTTGTGGAGCTTGTTTTCAACAATTTCCAGAATTTGAAAATATTTTTAAAAAATATAAAAATAGCACATCTGTTTCACTATTTGCTGTAAATATTCCTGAGAGACGAGATACAATTGGCTATGCAAAAACTCGTATTGAAAGATATAATTATCAATTTCCTGTTTTATTTTCAGATTCAGATACGATTCCTAAACAGTTAGGTTTTAATAAATATCCTACACAAATAATTTTAAAAAATGGGATTATACGTTTTATAGGAAATTTAAATATGAATGAAAAAAATGTTTTTATTTATAAATTGGAATATGAAATTGAAAAATTATTAAATGAGTAA
- a CDS encoding bacteriocin fulvocin C-related protein — translation MSCTENEAHQFSHNEDINQWVNENKIQLLNFERKEIKELDFEKQKAVMRLLPPEKRRKVWAQKINYILQMNLSEAELNHMKYFAEEFKKIDYKAPISDEFSDELYEKVMIGAKKFNWNEEFIYTAFFTVGDVSYSKLNEDLNSNNLTTEGIDPPCVCRYSASCFGYNNTCHKPDKCTVANTDCGVFGTSTCNGYCTDDIFIPN, via the coding sequence ATGAGCTGCACAGAAAATGAAGCACATCAATTTTCTCACAATGAGGATATAAACCAATGGGTAAATGAAAACAAAATACAATTACTAAACTTCGAAAGAAAAGAAATAAAGGAGTTAGATTTCGAAAAGCAAAAAGCAGTAATGAGACTATTGCCTCCTGAAAAAAGAAGGAAAGTATGGGCGCAAAAAATAAATTATATTTTACAAATGAATTTATCAGAAGCAGAATTAAATCATATGAAATATTTTGCTGAGGAATTCAAAAAAATAGATTATAAAGCACCTATTTCAGATGAATTTTCAGACGAATTGTATGAAAAAGTAATGATAGGGGCTAAGAAATTTAATTGGAATGAAGAGTTTATTTATACAGCTTTTTTTACTGTAGGTGATGTAAGTTATTCAAAATTAAATGAAGATTTGAATTCAAATAATTTAACAACAGAAGGTATAGATCCTCCTTGTGTTTGTAGATATAGTGCCTCGTGTTTTGGGTATAATAATACTTGTCATAAACCCGATAAATGTACAGTAGCAAATACTGATTGTGGTGTATTTGGAACTTCAACCTGTAATGGATATTGTACAGATGATATTTTTATACCTAATTAG
- the rpsO gene encoding 30S ribosomal protein S15: MYLTKEVKENIFEKYGKGKNDTGSTEGQIALFTHRINHLTDHLKANRKDFNTERSLVMLVGKRRSLLDYLKKKDIERYRTIIKELNIRK; encoded by the coding sequence ATGTACTTAACAAAAGAAGTAAAAGAAAACATCTTCGAAAAATACGGTAAAGGAAAGAATGATACCGGTTCTACAGAAGGTCAAATAGCGTTATTTACGCACAGAATCAACCACTTAACAGATCACTTAAAAGCAAATCGTAAAGATTTCAACACAGAGCGTTCGTTAGTAATGTTGGTAGGAAAACGTAGAAGTTTATTAGATTATCTAAAGAAAAAAGATATCGAAAGATACCGTACAATTATCAAAGAATTGAACATTAGAAAATAA
- a CDS encoding polyribonucleotide nucleotidyltransferase: MIPKVFREVIDLGDGRTISLETGKLAKQAHGSVVVQMGNAMLLCTVVSSYKESGLDFFPLTVDYREKFASAGRFPGGFFKREARPSDGEVLTMRIVDRVLRPLFPSDYRTETQVMIQLMSHDENVMPDALAGLAASAAIQLSDIPFECPISEVRVGRINGELIINPNQAQLELSDVDMVIGASEDSVMMVEGEMKEISEEEMVEVIRFAHEAIKIQCRAQVRLAEAFGKKEPRTYTPAKTDETIAAKVRELAYDKIYAIAKGAHSKKDRSDAFSAVKDEVIAAFTEEELAENEGLIKTYFYKVEKEAVRELTLSEGLRLDGRKTTDIRPIWCEVDYLPSVHGSSIFTRGETQALATVTLGTSREANQVDMPSYQGEEKFYLHYNFPPFSTGEAQPLRGTSRREIGHGNLAQRALKNMIPADCPYTVRIVSEILESNGSSSMATVCAGTMALMDAGVQMVKPVSGIAMGLISDGERFAVLSDILGDEDHLGDMDFKVTGTADGITACQMDMKIKGMPYDVIIQALKQARDGRIHILGKLTDTIAVPNPEVKAHAPKIITRTIPNSLIGAFIGPGGKHIQELQKETATTIVINEDPTTGEGIIEILGTKPAGVEAVLKRLESMLFKPEVGNVYEVKVIKMLDFGAVVEYTAAPGNEVLLHVSELAWERTENVTDVVNLGDVFEVKYFGIDPKTRKEKVSRKAILPKPEGYVARPPRENNDRPRDNNRDNRGRDNRGRDDRKPREPRRD; the protein is encoded by the coding sequence ATGATTCCAAAAGTATTTAGAGAGGTCATTGACCTTGGAGATGGAAGAACCATCTCCTTAGAAACCGGTAAATTAGCGAAACAAGCGCACGGTTCAGTTGTTGTTCAAATGGGTAATGCCATGTTATTATGTACCGTAGTTTCTTCATACAAAGAAAGCGGATTAGATTTCTTTCCATTAACTGTTGATTATCGTGAAAAATTTGCCTCTGCAGGTCGTTTTCCTGGAGGATTTTTCAAAAGAGAAGCACGTCCTAGTGATGGTGAAGTATTGACAATGCGAATTGTAGACCGTGTTTTACGTCCATTGTTCCCATCAGACTATAGAACAGAAACACAAGTAATGATTCAGTTGATGTCTCATGACGAAAATGTAATGCCTGATGCTTTAGCAGGATTAGCAGCTTCTGCAGCAATCCAATTATCAGATATTCCCTTTGAATGCCCAATTTCTGAAGTTCGTGTAGGAAGAATTAACGGTGAATTGATCATCAATCCAAATCAAGCACAATTAGAATTGTCGGATGTAGATATGGTTATTGGTGCATCAGAAGATTCTGTAATGATGGTTGAAGGCGAGATGAAAGAAATTTCTGAAGAAGAAATGGTAGAAGTAATCCGTTTTGCCCACGAAGCTATTAAAATCCAATGTAGAGCACAAGTACGATTGGCAGAGGCTTTTGGTAAAAAAGAACCTAGGACATATACGCCTGCAAAAACAGACGAAACGATTGCTGCAAAAGTAAGAGAATTAGCCTATGACAAAATTTATGCAATTGCAAAAGGAGCTCATAGTAAAAAAGACAGAAGTGATGCTTTTTCAGCTGTAAAAGATGAAGTAATTGCTGCATTTACTGAAGAAGAATTGGCTGAAAATGAAGGTTTGATTAAAACCTATTTTTATAAAGTTGAAAAAGAAGCGGTAAGAGAGTTGACCTTATCAGAAGGTTTGCGTTTAGACGGAAGAAAAACTACCGATATCAGACCTATTTGGTGTGAAGTAGATTATTTACCATCAGTTCATGGTTCATCTATTTTTACACGTGGAGAAACTCAAGCGTTAGCAACCGTAACTTTAGGAACTTCAAGAGAGGCAAATCAAGTAGATATGCCTTCGTATCAAGGAGAGGAAAAATTCTATTTGCATTATAACTTCCCTCCTTTTTCTACAGGTGAGGCACAACCTTTACGAGGCACTTCACGTAGAGAAATTGGTCACGGAAACTTGGCACAACGTGCTTTAAAAAATATGATTCCTGCAGATTGTCCTTACACTGTAAGAATCGTTTCTGAAATATTAGAGTCAAACGGATCATCCTCTATGGCAACTGTTTGTGCAGGAACTATGGCGTTGATGGATGCAGGAGTACAAATGGTAAAACCCGTATCTGGTATTGCTATGGGATTGATTTCTGATGGAGAGCGTTTTGCAGTATTGTCTGATATTTTGGGTGATGAAGATCACTTGGGTGATATGGACTTTAAAGTAACTGGTACTGCTGATGGAATTACGGCTTGTCAGATGGATATGAAAATCAAAGGGATGCCTTATGATGTAATTATCCAAGCATTGAAACAAGCACGTGATGGACGTATTCATATTTTAGGTAAGTTGACAGATACGATTGCTGTACCAAACCCAGAAGTAAAAGCTCATGCTCCAAAAATCATCACAAGAACAATTCCTAATAGTTTGATTGGTGCATTTATTGGTCCAGGTGGCAAACACATTCAAGAATTGCAAAAAGAAACTGCAACTACCATTGTTATCAATGAAGACCCAACTACTGGAGAAGGTATTATTGAAATTTTAGGTACCAAACCAGCAGGTGTTGAAGCGGTTTTGAAACGTTTAGAATCAATGCTTTTCAAACCAGAAGTTGGCAATGTATATGAAGTGAAAGTAATTAAAATGCTTGACTTTGGTGCTGTTGTTGAATATACAGCTGCTCCTGGAAATGAAGTATTATTGCATGTAAGTGAATTGGCTTGGGAACGCACAGAAAACGTTACAGACGTTGTGAATTTAGGCGATGTTTTTGAAGTGAAATATTTCGGAATTGATCCTAAAACGCGCAAAGAAAAAGTATCTAGAAAAGCAATTTTACCAAAACCAGAAGGTTACGTAGCAAGACCACCAAGAGAAAATAACGATCGTCCAAGAGACAACAATCGTGACAATCGCGGTCGTGACAATCGTGGGCGTGATGATCGTAAACCAAGAGAGCCAAGAAGAGACTAA
- the proC gene encoding pyrroline-5-carboxylate reductase, whose translation MKLLVIGAGNMGLTYAESMSKSTLLGSKRLKIYDTDPNKIAALKKENHFEVYTDLKDCLPSADIVFIAVKPYHSATLFENMIPYIHQEHIVVSLMAGVNIQTIQDSLGIKKVVRTMPNLPAKVGKGVTSYTASKEVSKVELMSIRHFLDTTGTSIHVQTEKFIDASTGISGSGPAYVFYFMQSMLEAALKMGFSEYDSKVLVSNTFEGAIELFSQSDLSPEGWISRVASKGGTTQAAIDSMDDNNVKQLIQDAAYAAFDRAVELGKDS comes from the coding sequence ATGAAACTATTAGTAATAGGCGCAGGAAATATGGGACTCACCTACGCCGAAAGCATGTCCAAATCTACCTTATTAGGGAGTAAAAGACTTAAAATTTATGATACTGATCCCAATAAAATTGCAGCTCTAAAAAAAGAAAATCATTTTGAAGTTTATACAGATTTAAAAGACTGTTTGCCGAGTGCAGACATTGTCTTTATCGCTGTAAAACCCTATCACAGTGCTACCCTTTTTGAAAACATGATTCCGTATATCCATCAAGAGCATATAGTGGTTTCTTTAATGGCAGGTGTCAATATTCAAACCATTCAAGATAGTTTGGGCATTAAAAAAGTAGTAAGAACCATGCCTAATTTACCTGCTAAGGTGGGTAAAGGAGTTACCTCTTACACAGCATCCAAAGAAGTATCAAAAGTAGAATTGATGAGTATTCGTCATTTTTTAGATACTACAGGAACCTCAATTCATGTACAAACCGAAAAATTTATTGATGCATCAACCGGAATTTCAGGAAGTGGTCCTGCTTATGTGTTTTACTTTATGCAATCCATGTTGGAAGCTGCTCTCAAAATGGGCTTTTCAGAATACGACTCAAAAGTATTGGTTAGCAATACATTTGAAGGTGCTATTGAACTTTTCAGTCAATCTGATTTATCTCCTGAAGGATGGATTAGTCGAGTTGCCTCAAAAGGAGGAACCACTCAAGCAGCCATAGATTCTATGGACGATAATAATGTAAAACAACTCATTCAAGATGCTGCCTATGCTGCATTTGATAGGGCTGTTGAATTAGGAAAAGACTCATAA
- the proB gene encoding glutamate 5-kinase: MEDTIKRIVVKVGTNVLTNKDNRIQGPILRELVRQIAVLYERDIQVILVSSGSAIAGIEILGDTKIKDKSQRRQVYSSVGQPRIMRRYYTLFQDFGMRCGQVLATKRDFDPGKYRENMINCYEGLLSEGVIPIANEDDTVSLTTSMFSDNDELASLIAELLDADRLIILSDTDGLFTGHPDDEDSVKINVVTTDQKVEHYVQSSDKKEGEGRGGMASKLKVAKGTARKNIPTYIANGKKHNVIVDIIDHKQIGTKFIL, from the coding sequence ATGGAAGACACAATCAAACGAATCGTAGTAAAAGTAGGAACCAATGTATTGACCAACAAGGACAACAGAATTCAAGGTCCTATATTAAGAGAATTGGTGAGGCAAATTGCCGTTTTGTACGAAAGAGACATTCAAGTAATTTTAGTTTCATCGGGCTCAGCCATTGCAGGAATTGAAATTTTAGGCGATACCAAGATAAAAGACAAATCACAAAGACGACAGGTTTACTCATCTGTTGGTCAACCAAGAATCATGCGTCGCTACTACACGCTTTTTCAGGATTTCGGAATGCGTTGTGGACAAGTATTGGCGACCAAACGAGATTTTGATCCGGGTAAGTATCGTGAAAATATGATCAATTGTTACGAAGGATTGCTTTCAGAAGGGGTTATTCCGATTGCCAACGAAGATGATACCGTTTCTTTAACCACTTCCATGTTTTCTGATAATGATGAATTGGCAAGTTTGATTGCTGAATTGTTAGATGCAGATCGATTGATTATTTTATCGGATACAGACGGATTGTTTACTGGTCATCCTGATGATGAAGATTCTGTAAAAATCAATGTGGTTACTACAGATCAAAAAGTAGAACATTATGTGCAATCGTCTGATAAAAAAGAAGGTGAAGGTCGTGGTGGAATGGCTTCTAAATTAAAGGTTGCCAAAGGTACTGCTCGAAAAAATATCCCCACTTATATCGCCAATGGTAAAAAACACAACGTAATTGTTGACATTATCGACCACAAACAAATAGGGACTAAATTTATTTTATAA
- a CDS encoding glutamate-5-semialdehyde dehydrogenase, protein MKLIPSHLKNNVLETMIHLLDCKREEIIAENKKDLAAFDQEDKALYDRLVVNSKKVDEMIKAIKEVQAQSDPVGKDISNITLNSGLHIINKTAPFGTIMIIYESRPDVTIEAAVLAFKANNKILLKGGKEAFHSNRILEQCWHEALTANGLEKDWIRLLHLNRIETQSFLKNPPEKIDLIVPRGGERLIQFVKEHATCAVLISGRGNNFLYVHEDADWEKAMSVILNAKTHKISGCNALDKVLIHEDIAQFPEKLKALKNMLDEHQVAILTDDATSKILNDVPTINSETIWYEEFLAMKIVVAKTSSLEEAVQKINRYSGGHSASIITENKDTALTFMQQVDSAAVYHNASTRFTDGGQMGVGAELAISTDKLHHRGPLGLKQLVTNKYYVFGDGHVRV, encoded by the coding sequence ATGAAACTCATACCTAGCCACCTAAAAAACAATGTACTTGAAACGATGATACATCTATTAGATTGTAAAAGAGAGGAAATTATCGCTGAAAACAAGAAAGATTTAGCTGCTTTTGATCAAGAAGACAAAGCGCTTTATGATCGATTGGTGGTGAATTCAAAAAAAGTAGATGAAATGATTAAAGCCATCAAAGAAGTCCAAGCGCAATCAGACCCTGTTGGCAAAGACATTTCTAATATTACTTTAAATAGTGGCTTACACATCATCAATAAAACGGCTCCTTTTGGAACTATCATGATTATTTACGAATCCAGACCCGATGTAACAATTGAAGCTGCTGTATTGGCATTTAAAGCAAACAACAAAATTTTATTAAAAGGAGGTAAAGAAGCATTTCATAGCAATCGTATTTTAGAACAATGTTGGCACGAAGCTTTAACAGCAAACGGACTTGAAAAAGATTGGATTCGCTTATTGCATTTGAACAGAATAGAAACTCAATCATTTTTAAAAAACCCGCCTGAAAAAATAGATTTGATTGTACCACGTGGTGGAGAACGTTTGATTCAGTTTGTAAAAGAGCACGCTACTTGTGCTGTGTTGATAAGTGGAAGAGGAAATAATTTTTTGTATGTTCATGAAGATGCAGATTGGGAAAAAGCCATGAGCGTAATTCTCAATGCAAAAACTCATAAAATATCAGGATGTAATGCCCTTGACAAAGTATTGATTCATGAAGATATTGCCCAATTTCCTGAAAAACTCAAAGCACTTAAAAACATGCTTGATGAACATCAGGTAGCGATTTTAACAGATGACGCAACTTCAAAAATACTAAATGATGTCCCAACAATTAACTCAGAGACAATTTGGTATGAGGAGTTTTTAGCAATGAAAATAGTAGTGGCAAAAACAAGCAGTTTAGAAGAAGCTGTACAAAAAATCAATCGATATTCTGGGGGGCATTCTGCAAGTATTATCACTGAAAACAAAGATACTGCCCTTACATTTATGCAGCAGGTGGACAGTGCTGCTGTATATCACAATGCCTCAACTCGCTTTACAGACGGAGGGCAAATGGGTGTTGGTGCTGAGTT